The Claveliimonas bilis genome window below encodes:
- a CDS encoding HAD family hydrolase, with product MIETLIFDMDGLLFDSERVVQRSWNIAGNELGFGLVGENIYNTLGMNLKSRTDYFKRVYGADFPMDRFAERTREIYYEIAREEGVPLKPGVRALLEYGKQHGYKMGVATSSRQEHAVNAMKEKGIYDYFNNCVFGDMVENAKPDPEIYETACKRLGTEPENAMALEDAPNGIYSASRAGMYAVMIPDLVQPDEVMKRTAYRICRDLYEVIDLLEHMK from the coding sequence ATGATAGAGACATTGATTTTTGACATGGATGGCCTTTTGTTTGATTCAGAGCGGGTAGTGCAAAGGTCTTGGAATATAGCAGGCAATGAGTTGGGATTCGGATTGGTTGGCGAGAATATTTACAATACGCTGGGAATGAATCTGAAAAGCCGGACAGACTATTTCAAAAGAGTCTATGGTGCGGACTTTCCGATGGATCGTTTTGCAGAAAGAACAAGAGAAATTTACTATGAAATAGCCAGGGAGGAGGGAGTTCCTCTGAAACCGGGAGTAAGAGCTCTTCTGGAGTATGGAAAACAGCATGGATACAAGATGGGGGTTGCTACATCATCCCGCCAGGAGCATGCAGTAAATGCAATGAAGGAAAAAGGAATATACGACTATTTTAATAATTGTGTATTTGGGGATATGGTTGAAAACGCCAAGCCGGATCCTGAAATTTATGAAACAGCATGTAAAAGGCTTGGAACCGAGCCTGAAAATGCAATGGCCCTGGAGGATGCGCCTAATGGAATATACTCTGCCAGCCGGGCTGGAATGTATGCGGTGATGATACCGGACCTGGTACAGCCGGACGAGGTTATGAAAAGGACAGCCTATCGGATATGCAGGGATTTGTATGAAGTGATAGACTTGTTGGAACATATGAAATGA
- a CDS encoding Hsp20/alpha crystallin family protein, protein MMMPSIFGENLFDDWMDFPFNDDFDKYFFGKKNPLYGKHAKNMMKTDVKETDSSYEVDIDLPGFKKDEINAKLENGYLTISAAKGLDKDEKDKKGKYIRKERYAGAMSRSFYVGDAVTQEDIKAKYEDGILKLAIPKKDAKAVENKSYIAIEG, encoded by the coding sequence ATGATGATGCCTAGTATTTTTGGAGAAAACTTATTTGATGACTGGATGGACTTCCCATTCAATGATGATTTTGACAAATATTTCTTTGGAAAGAAAAATCCGTTATACGGAAAACATGCAAAAAATATGATGAAAACCGATGTAAAAGAAACTGACAGCAGCTATGAAGTAGACATTGATCTCCCAGGTTTTAAGAAAGATGAGATCAATGCAAAGCTTGAAAACGGATATCTTACCATTTCCGCTGCCAAAGGCCTTGACAAAGATGAGAAAGATAAAAAAGGCAAATACATCCGCAAGGAGCGTTATGCCGGTGCTATGAGCCGAAGCTTCTATGTAGGCGATGCCGTTACACAGGAAGATATCAAGGCAAAATATGAAGATGGAATCCTGAAACTTGCTATTCCGAAAAAGGATGCTAAAGCAGTAGAAAATAAGAGCTATATTGCAATTGAAGGATAA
- a CDS encoding type II toxin-antitoxin system RelB/DinJ family antitoxin, whose product MMAKSANLYARIEPEIKEQAEKILSTLGIPASNAINMFYKQIILHRGLPFEVKIPDRTPTDISMLGTEELHAELEKGYADMKAGRTKDAKTVFADIRKDYGL is encoded by the coding sequence ATTATGGCAAAGTCAGCAAATTTATATGCGAGAATAGAGCCTGAAATCAAAGAGCAGGCTGAAAAAATCCTCTCCACACTGGGTATTCCTGCTTCTAATGCTATCAATATGTTTTATAAACAGATTATCTTACATCGAGGACTTCCCTTTGAAGTAAAAATCCCAGACAGAACGCCTACAGATATAAGTATGCTGGGAACAGAAGAACTGCACGCAGAGCTGGAGAAAGGATATGCGGATATGAAAGCAGGTCGAACCAAAGATGCAAAGACGGTTTTTGCTGATATTCGCAAAGATTATGGCTTATGA
- the nagB gene encoding glucosamine-6-phosphate deaminase produces the protein MKIYKTKNYEEMSRKAAHIISAQVTLKPDSVLGLATGSTPIGTYENLVKWYEDGDLDFSGITTVNLDEYKGLPRDNDQSYYYFMHHHLFDHVNIPDGRTHLPDGTKEDSDQECRQYEELIQSLGGVDLQLLGLGHNGHIGFNEPDDIFPDDTHCVNLQERTIEANKRFFASADEVPRQAYTMGIGTIMRAKKILIVVSGADKADTVKEAFFGPITPKVPASILQLHPDVTLVADEAALSKID, from the coding sequence ATGAAAATCTACAAAACAAAAAATTACGAAGAAATGAGCCGTAAAGCGGCGCACATCATCTCTGCACAGGTTACTTTAAAACCTGACAGCGTTCTCGGTCTTGCCACCGGCTCCACGCCGATCGGAACCTATGAAAATCTGGTGAAGTGGTATGAAGATGGAGATTTGGATTTTTCCGGAATCACAACAGTGAACCTGGACGAATACAAAGGGCTTCCACGGGACAATGACCAGAGCTACTATTACTTTATGCACCATCATCTTTTTGATCATGTCAACATTCCAGACGGCCGTACACATCTGCCGGACGGTACAAAAGAGGACAGCGATCAGGAATGCAGACAGTATGAAGAGCTGATCCAGTCTCTTGGCGGAGTAGATCTGCAGCTTCTTGGTCTGGGACACAATGGACACATCGGGTTCAATGAACCAGATGATATCTTCCCTGATGATACTCACTGTGTCAATCTGCAGGAACGCACGATCGAAGCAAACAAACGATTCTTCGCATCCGCCGACGAAGTTCCCCGTCAGGCTTACACTATGGGGATCGGTACCATTATGAGGGCAAAAAAAATCCTTATTGTGGTCAGCGGCGCCGACAAGGCGGATACTGTAAAGGAAGCATTTTTCGGACCGATCACTCCAAAGGTACCGGCATCCATCCTTCAGCTTCATCCGGATGTAACACTGGTAGCTGACGAAGCAGCATTATCCAAGATTGATTAA
- a CDS encoding 4Fe-4S double cluster binding domain-containing protein — translation MSDISLLKKELFTLLKEKGAKLTGVADLSGVVDGNMKTGVSVAVPVPRHIVQDLKTAPTKEYYDAYHSLNARLDEIVSCGAEFLIKNGFNAYANTTKTVKQNEEWRTPLPHKTVATRAGLGWIGKSCLLVTKEYGSAIRLSSLVTDAPLPFDFPVTKSQCGTCDICVKSCPAKALTGHLWNPETKREELFHREICYSTQLQRMKESTGIEADLCGLCFAVCPYTQKWLNAPE, via the coding sequence ATGAGTGACATCTCTTTACTAAAAAAGGAATTATTTACTCTTCTGAAAGAAAAAGGGGCAAAACTGACAGGAGTCGCCGATTTATCCGGAGTCGTTGATGGGAATATGAAAACAGGCGTTTCTGTAGCTGTCCCCGTACCAAGACACATTGTTCAGGATCTGAAAACAGCTCCTACAAAGGAATATTATGATGCCTATCATTCCCTGAACGCCAGATTGGATGAAATTGTTTCATGCGGAGCCGAATTTCTGATAAAAAATGGTTTTAACGCATATGCCAATACAACAAAAACAGTAAAACAAAATGAGGAATGGCGGACGCCGCTCCCCCACAAAACCGTAGCAACCAGAGCAGGACTTGGCTGGATCGGAAAAAGCTGTCTGCTTGTCACAAAAGAATATGGAAGTGCTATCCGGCTGTCCAGCCTCGTTACGGACGCTCCTCTTCCTTTTGATTTTCCAGTCACCAAGAGTCAATGCGGCACCTGCGACATCTGTGTGAAAAGCTGTCCGGCAAAGGCTCTGACCGGGCATTTATGGAACCCCGAAACAAAACGGGAAGAGCTCTTCCACCGGGAAATCTGTTACAGCACACAGCTTCAGCGTATGAAAGAATCCACTGGCATTGAAGCTGATCTGTGCGGCCTTTGTTTTGCTGTTTGCCCTTATACGCAGAAATGGTTGAATGCGCCTGAATAA
- a CDS encoding endonuclease III domain-containing protein produces MTKKQLALEVIERLKREYPDAGCTLDYDQAWKLLVSVRLAAQCTDERVNKIVEVLYDKYPDVNALAEADVEDIENIVRPCGLGKSKARDISACMKILKEEYDGKVPDDFDALLKLPGVGRKSANLIMGDVFGKPAIVTDTHCIRLTNRIGLVDGIKEPKKVEMALWKIIPPEEGSDFCHRLVYHGRDVCTARTKPYCDKCCLNDICKKKGI; encoded by the coding sequence ATGACAAAAAAGCAGCTGGCATTAGAAGTGATCGAAAGATTGAAAAGAGAATATCCGGATGCAGGATGTACCCTGGATTACGATCAGGCCTGGAAGCTTCTTGTAAGTGTGCGTCTGGCAGCACAGTGTACAGATGAAAGAGTCAATAAGATTGTAGAAGTTCTATATGACAAATATCCGGATGTAAATGCTCTTGCAGAGGCGGATGTAGAAGATATTGAAAATATTGTCAGACCCTGCGGGCTTGGCAAGAGCAAAGCGAGAGATATCAGCGCATGTATGAAGATATTGAAGGAGGAATATGACGGGAAGGTTCCGGATGATTTCGACGCTCTCTTAAAGCTTCCGGGAGTGGGGAGAAAGAGCGCTAATCTGATCATGGGGGATGTGTTTGGCAAGCCTGCCATTGTCACCGATACCCATTGTATCAGGCTGACAAACCGGATCGGTCTGGTGGATGGCATCAAGGAACCAAAGAAAGTAGAGATGGCTCTTTGGAAGATCATTCCTCCGGAAGAAGGAAGTGATTTCTGTCACCGCCTTGTCTACCATGGCCGGGATGTGTGTACAGCAAGGACAAAACCGTATTGCGATAAATGCTGCCTTAATGATATCTGTAAGAAAAAAGGAATATAG
- the selD gene encoding selenide, water dikinase SelD, whose translation MKSDVRLTTLSKTSGUAAKIGPETLAQVLGKLPKFQDDNLLVGIETSDDAAIYKVTDDIAMIQTVDFFTPIVDDPYMFGQIAAANSLSDVWAMGGEPAVALNIVGFPNCLDPAILGDILAGGADKVKEAGAVLVGGHSVQDDEPKYGLCVSGFVHPDKIFKNYGCRPGDVLVLTKQIGSGVINTAIKAEMASPSAVKEAQMVMASLNRIAKRVTERYHVSACTDITGFGLLGHCVEMAEASDVTFELKVKDIAYMADAIDYAKMGLVPAGTYKNRGYSIGKVETGSIEECYVDLLYDPQTSGGLLLSVSPDDVEGMMRDFEHAGMETTVSIIGKVAPKSDKLIRLF comes from the coding sequence ATGAAATCAGATGTAAGACTGACAACATTAAGCAAAACATCCGGATGAGCGGCTAAAATTGGTCCGGAGACCCTTGCTCAGGTTCTGGGCAAGCTGCCGAAATTCCAGGATGATAATCTGCTGGTTGGAATCGAGACTTCCGACGATGCAGCAATATATAAGGTAACAGACGATATAGCTATGATTCAGACAGTAGACTTTTTTACGCCGATTGTAGATGATCCTTATATGTTCGGACAGATTGCAGCGGCCAATTCTTTGAGCGATGTGTGGGCCATGGGAGGAGAACCGGCAGTTGCGCTGAATATTGTCGGATTTCCTAATTGTCTGGACCCGGCGATCCTGGGAGATATCCTTGCAGGGGGCGCAGACAAAGTAAAAGAAGCAGGTGCGGTCCTTGTAGGAGGGCATTCCGTGCAGGATGACGAGCCGAAATACGGGCTGTGTGTGTCCGGTTTTGTACATCCGGATAAGATTTTCAAAAATTACGGATGCAGGCCGGGAGATGTGCTGGTATTGACAAAGCAGATCGGAAGCGGCGTCATTAATACTGCCATCAAGGCAGAGATGGCTTCTCCGTCCGCAGTGAAAGAAGCGCAGATGGTTATGGCATCCTTGAACAGGATTGCAAAGCGGGTGACAGAACGGTATCATGTATCCGCATGTACCGACATTACCGGTTTTGGTCTTCTCGGCCATTGTGTGGAGATGGCTGAGGCAAGCGATGTAACCTTTGAGCTTAAAGTAAAGGATATTGCCTATATGGCAGATGCCATTGATTATGCCAAAATGGGACTTGTCCCGGCAGGGACTTATAAAAACAGGGGATACTCCATTGGCAAGGTGGAGACAGGATCTATTGAAGAGTGTTATGTAGATCTTCTGTATGATCCGCAGACATCCGGAGGACTGCTGCTGAGCGTTTCCCCGGATGATGTAGAGGGAATGATGCGTGACTTTGAACATGCCGGTATGGAGACAACTGTATCCATAATCGGAAAAGTGGCGCCAAAAAGCGACAAACTGATCCGCTTATTCTAA
- the selA gene encoding L-seryl-tRNA(Sec) selenium transferase codes for MDKKSLYRSIPKVDVLLADEQIQGLIETYSRDTVMEAVRTQTDRLRAFIGTCTDEGEALGKINALKDDVARAVKSLHTPNMRKVINGTGTVLHTNLGRAPICEEHMKKAAELVTGYSNLEYNLEEGKRGERYSHFEELLCRLTGAEAAMAVNNNAAAVMLILSSLAKGGEVIVSRGELVEIGGKFRIPDVMEQSGASLVEVGTTNKTHYSDYEEAVTEETKALLKVHTSNYRIVGFTDSVTMEELLPLAKEHHIPLIEDLGSGVLIDLSKYGLTYEPTVQDSIAKGADVVCFSGDKLLGGPQAGIIIGKKEYISKMKKNQLTRALRIDKFTAAALELVLQEYLSEEKALQHIPVLSMITRKPEEVKKDASALVRKLKRAHLPARVELISCQSQIGGGSLPMERLSSYGAAIHPEKISVPVLEERMRHLEVPIIPRVVNDTILIDARTLQKGDGDLLVRQLKEQEVLEP; via the coding sequence ATGGATAAAAAAAGTTTATACCGCAGCATACCCAAAGTGGATGTGCTGCTTGCAGATGAGCAGATACAGGGACTGATTGAAACTTACAGCCGTGATACAGTCATGGAGGCAGTGCGTACCCAGACAGACCGTCTGCGCGCCTTTATCGGGACATGCACAGACGAGGGAGAGGCACTCGGTAAGATCAATGCTCTTAAAGATGATGTGGCCCGGGCTGTGAAGTCTCTTCACACGCCCAATATGCGCAAGGTGATAAACGGAACCGGAACGGTTCTTCACACCAATCTGGGAAGGGCGCCGATCTGCGAAGAACATATGAAAAAAGCAGCGGAACTTGTAACAGGATATTCCAATCTGGAATACAATCTGGAAGAAGGGAAGAGGGGAGAGAGATATTCTCATTTTGAAGAGCTTCTCTGCCGTCTGACCGGAGCGGAAGCAGCTATGGCTGTCAACAATAATGCGGCGGCGGTTATGCTGATCTTAAGTTCTCTGGCAAAGGGAGGCGAAGTGATCGTCTCCAGAGGAGAGCTGGTAGAGATTGGCGGAAAATTCCGGATTCCGGATGTGATGGAACAAAGCGGGGCGTCTCTTGTAGAGGTGGGAACAACAAACAAGACGCACTACAGTGACTATGAAGAAGCTGTGACTGAGGAAACAAAAGCTCTTCTGAAAGTTCATACAAGCAATTACCGGATTGTGGGATTTACGGATTCTGTCACTATGGAAGAGCTGCTGCCTTTAGCTAAAGAGCATCATATCCCGCTCATTGAAGATTTGGGAAGCGGCGTTCTGATCGATTTAAGCAAATACGGGCTCACCTATGAGCCTACTGTACAGGATTCCATCGCAAAAGGAGCAGATGTGGTCTGCTTCAGCGGGGACAAGCTTCTTGGAGGCCCGCAGGCAGGCATTATCATCGGGAAAAAGGAATATATCAGCAAGATGAAAAAAAATCAGCTGACAAGAGCGCTTCGGATCGATAAATTTACAGCTGCAGCCCTGGAACTTGTGCTGCAGGAATATTTGTCCGAAGAAAAAGCGCTGCAGCATATCCCGGTGCTGTCCATGATCACACGGAAGCCGGAAGAAGTGAAAAAGGATGCCTCTGCTTTGGTGCGGAAACTGAAAAGGGCACATCTTCCTGCCAGGGTGGAGCTCATATCCTGTCAGTCACAGATCGGGGGAGGTTCTCTTCCGATGGAGAGACTTTCAAGCTATGGGGCAGCGATCCACCCGGAGAAGATCAGTGTGCCGGTATTGGAAGAGAGGATGAGGCATCTGGAAGTTCCGATCATTCCACGGGTTGTAAATGATACCATTCTCATTGACGCCAGAACACTTCAGAAAGGCGACGGTGACCTTCTTGTCCGTCAGCTGAAGGAACAGGAGGTGTTGGAACCGTGA
- a CDS encoding IS30 family transposase: MATHHIGNFKHLTLSDRAEIEIMIEKGFSFSQMARALSKDSSTISKEIRRHRFLVPHYRDENSRRRSECAHFSSCTRQHLCGRTSCLSLCSKCRSKRCSFYCPDFSPLICPRLLKPPYVCNSCPKLRTCSHDFYFYRAKYAEDSYQEVKSSSRSGINQSPESLEKLDKLISPLLKQGQPLSHIYLTHREEINCSQRTLYNYIDLRCFSAVNLDLPRKVSYKPRKKRRSEPEIPGYRMGRTYLDFEQYIAAHPDCSIVEMDVVEGAGGKSSPVLLTLFFRSCSFMLLFLMESDCRASVRDVFDFLYASLGPARYSRLFSVILTDNGSSFKDPSVFERNNGHGSHTLIFYCDPMASWQKGRLEKNHEFIRYVLPKGKTFSGLTQAQATLIANHINSTARASLNGCTPFELALLLLDRKLLELCHMAWIPADQVTLKPTLLK; the protein is encoded by the coding sequence ATGGCAACTCATCATATTGGTAACTTTAAGCATCTTACTCTTTCTGATCGTGCAGAGATTGAAATCATGATCGAAAAAGGCTTCTCTTTTTCTCAAATGGCCAGGGCTCTTTCCAAAGACTCCTCTACCATCTCTAAAGAAATCCGGCGGCATCGTTTCCTTGTTCCACACTATCGGGACGAGAACAGCCGCAGACGCTCGGAATGCGCTCATTTTTCTTCCTGTACCAGGCAGCACCTGTGCGGACGCACTTCCTGTCTCTCCCTTTGCTCCAAATGCCGCAGCAAGCGCTGTTCTTTTTACTGTCCGGACTTTTCTCCCTTGATCTGTCCACGGCTCTTAAAGCCTCCTTACGTTTGCAACAGCTGTCCTAAACTGCGTACTTGTTCCCATGACTTCTATTTTTATCGGGCAAAATACGCAGAAGATTCCTATCAGGAGGTCAAATCTTCTTCCAGATCCGGGATCAATCAGTCTCCGGAATCCCTGGAAAAACTGGACAAGCTCATCTCTCCTCTTTTGAAGCAAGGGCAGCCTCTGTCCCATATTTATCTCACCCACAGGGAGGAGATCAACTGTTCCCAGCGGACTCTTTACAACTATATCGATCTCCGTTGTTTCTCTGCAGTAAATCTGGATCTCCCCAGAAAAGTTTCTTATAAACCCAGGAAAAAACGGCGGTCTGAACCAGAAATTCCCGGCTATCGTATGGGGCGCACATATCTGGACTTTGAGCAGTACATAGCCGCTCATCCAGACTGTTCCATTGTGGAAATGGATGTGGTGGAAGGCGCCGGCGGCAAAAGCTCTCCTGTCCTCCTTACTCTTTTCTTTCGCAGCTGTTCCTTTATGCTCCTTTTTCTCATGGAGAGCGACTGCAGAGCTTCTGTCAGGGATGTTTTTGACTTCCTATATGCCTCCCTGGGACCTGCCCGGTATTCTAGGCTTTTTTCCGTGATCCTGACGGATAATGGTTCCTCTTTTAAAGATCCTTCCGTCTTTGAACGAAATAATGGCCATGGTTCTCATACTCTCATTTTCTACTGTGACCCGATGGCTTCCTGGCAAAAGGGAAGGTTGGAAAAGAACCATGAATTTATCCGCTATGTTCTTCCCAAGGGAAAAACTTTCTCCGGGTTGACACAGGCACAGGCCACGCTCATAGCTAATCATATCAATAGTACGGCAAGAGCCAGTCTAAACGGCTGCACCCCGTTTGAACTGGCTCTTCTCCTATTGGACAGAAAACTGCTGGAGCTCTGCCATATGGCATGGATCCCGGCTGATCAGGTCACACTGAAACCTACGCTTTTAAAGTAA
- a CDS encoding type II toxin-antitoxin system RelE/ParE family toxin codes for MIFNVVTSMQAEEDFRGIFEYIAFELLSPENAGKQLERLEKQILSLNEMPERFPRYGKEPWHSRGLRFVAVDNYIVFYLPDAEEQVVTILRVMYSGRNIEEQLSVHTKQ; via the coding sequence ATGATTTTTAACGTAGTCACGTCAATGCAGGCTGAGGAAGATTTTCGAGGGATATTTGAGTATATCGCTTTTGAACTTTTGTCACCAGAAAATGCAGGAAAGCAACTGGAACGTTTGGAAAAACAGATATTAAGTTTAAATGAAATGCCGGAACGCTTTCCGAGATATGGGAAAGAACCGTGGCATAGCCGAGGTTTACGTTTTGTTGCGGTAGATAACTATATCGTGTTTTATCTTCCAGATGCGGAAGAACAGGTGGTAACAATTCTTCGTGTTATGTACAGCGGACGCAACATTGAAGAACAGTTAAGCGTCCATACAAAGCAATAA
- a CDS encoding carbohydrate-binding family 9-like protein: protein MMKIKILKNKDELNNLAPLEITHLLWGTKSIPRTYFYIGFIPEDGFYVRMVCEEKDPLRTYTEDFDPVYRDSAMEAFFQFIPEQEVYLNFEVNANGALLAAYGPSRVYRSYFSKEDMAMFQCRTEIEEDRWTASIRIPLSVLEHIYGALSFKAGDTISCNFYKISETKDVEHYAAYAPILSSTPSFHLPEYFASAILE from the coding sequence ATGATGAAAATTAAAATACTGAAAAACAAAGACGAATTAAATAATCTTGCCCCACTGGAAATCACTCATCTCCTGTGGGGTACAAAATCCATCCCCCGTACTTACTTTTATATTGGTTTTATTCCAGAGGATGGATTTTATGTGCGTATGGTATGCGAAGAAAAGGACCCCTTACGCACCTACACGGAAGATTTTGACCCCGTTTACCGGGACAGTGCCATGGAAGCGTTTTTTCAGTTCATTCCGGAACAGGAAGTCTATCTTAATTTCGAAGTGAACGCCAACGGCGCCCTCCTTGCCGCTTACGGCCCATCCAGAGTGTACCGTTCCTATTTTTCCAAAGAGGACATGGCAATGTTCCAGTGCCGGACCGAAATCGAGGAAGACCGGTGGACTGCTTCTATCCGCATTCCCCTCTCCGTACTGGAGCACATTTACGGGGCACTTTCATTCAAAGCCGGAGATACCATCTCCTGCAACTTTTACAAAATTTCCGAGACAAAAGACGTGGAACATTATGCAGCGTATGCACCGATTCTTTCTTCCACTCCGTCTTTCCATCTGCCGGAATATTTTGCTTCTGCAATATTGGAATAA
- a CDS encoding class I SAM-dependent methyltransferase has protein sequence MWIADKWKDYEVLDCSNGEKLERWGKYLLVRPDPQVIWNTPRKLPGWKSRNAHYHRSKKGGGEWEFFDLPQQWSIHYRDLTFNLKPFNFKHTGLFPEQAANWDWFSEKIKNAGRPVKVLNLFAYTGGATLAAAAAGASVTHVDASKGMVTWAKENAVSSGLKEAPIRWLVDDCVKFVEREIRRGNHYDAIIMDPPSYGRGPKGEIWKIEESIHPFIHLCTKILSDDPLFFLVNSYTTGLAPAVLTYMLSTELKKYHGHVESQEIALPVTSTGLYLPCGASGRWEK, from the coding sequence ATGTGGATTGCAGATAAATGGAAAGATTATGAAGTACTGGACTGCAGCAACGGAGAAAAGCTGGAACGCTGGGGCAAATACCTTCTGGTCCGCCCGGACCCTCAGGTCATCTGGAATACTCCCAGAAAACTCCCCGGATGGAAGTCAAGAAACGCCCATTATCACCGAAGCAAAAAAGGCGGCGGCGAATGGGAATTTTTCGATCTCCCGCAGCAATGGTCCATCCATTACCGGGATCTGACTTTTAACCTGAAGCCCTTTAATTTCAAGCACACAGGACTGTTTCCCGAACAGGCCGCTAACTGGGACTGGTTTTCCGAAAAAATTAAAAACGCCGGGCGGCCGGTTAAAGTTCTGAACCTTTTCGCCTACACAGGTGGCGCTACTCTTGCCGCCGCTGCCGCGGGAGCTTCCGTTACCCATGTGGACGCTTCCAAGGGAATGGTGACATGGGCCAAGGAAAACGCCGTTTCATCGGGACTGAAAGAGGCACCCATCCGCTGGCTTGTAGATGACTGCGTCAAATTCGTGGAACGGGAGATACGCCGGGGAAATCATTATGACGCCATTATCATGGACCCTCCGTCATACGGAAGAGGCCCCAAAGGGGAAATCTGGAAAATCGAAGAATCCATACATCCCTTTATTCATCTGTGTACAAAGATTTTGTCGGATGATCCCCTGTTCTTCCTTGTAAACTCTTATACAACCGGACTGGCGCCTGCCGTCCTTACTTATATGCTCAGTACAGAGCTGAAAAAATACCACGGACATGTAGAATCTCAGGAGATTGCCCTTCCGGTTACCAGTACAGGCCTTTATCTCCCCTGCGGAGCATCCGGAAGATGGGAAAAATAG
- a CDS encoding DUF3878 family protein, with protein sequence MLEHYEERKKFLPGLGKDMPETYGKLAEIFQYQVFELYEEVIGPRNSSYYIPYMMNDALECYLVLKDARITGEYLQLDPEEFPLQAQIAQRDGQTALIVKQGSENIFTIWFREIEESFQCYQYHRIGHFWVEGQEHWRQLVYMTGTIYDKYEYMKEKACSDLEMELMHLVEFPPFRFWSPVEESLEERYPSSPRGAACMKKFAKEAGDGMYAFLTGIYEKFPAEFLEKRLASMLCSPAREPLYEMIYEKIRKASLAYPKRDYGEPLNTEILKKRKAVNRRLKKAGFEGRYPFYRKDDLQIVATEEHPFTCMESRDFVFRIQFMVSKCRKACGRNGGFFRSRDRKSWILEDLDPVLSGGLERKSTG encoded by the coding sequence ATGCTAGAACATTACGAAGAGAGGAAAAAATTTCTTCCCGGTCTGGGAAAAGATATGCCGGAGACTTACGGAAAGCTGGCGGAGATTTTCCAGTACCAGGTTTTTGAACTTTACGAAGAGGTGATCGGGCCAAGAAACAGCAGTTATTATATTCCCTATATGATGAACGATGCTCTGGAATGTTATCTTGTACTGAAGGATGCCAGAATAACAGGAGAATACTTGCAGCTGGATCCGGAGGAATTTCCCCTGCAGGCCCAGATTGCACAAAGAGACGGACAGACGGCTCTGATCGTCAAGCAGGGGAGCGAGAACATTTTTACGATCTGGTTCCGGGAAATAGAGGAATCGTTCCAGTGCTATCAATATCACAGGATCGGACATTTCTGGGTGGAAGGGCAGGAACACTGGCGTCAGCTGGTGTATATGACAGGAACGATTTATGATAAGTATGAATATATGAAGGAAAAGGCATGCAGCGATCTGGAGATGGAGCTTATGCACCTGGTCGAGTTTCCGCCTTTTCGCTTTTGGTCGCCGGTGGAGGAATCTCTGGAGGAAAGATATCCATCAAGTCCCAGGGGGGCGGCATGTATGAAAAAGTTTGCCAAAGAAGCCGGGGATGGGATGTACGCTTTTTTGACCGGAATTTATGAAAAATTTCCGGCAGAATTTTTGGAAAAGAGGCTGGCGTCCATGCTTTGCAGTCCTGCAAGGGAACCTTTGTATGAAATGATTTACGAAAAAATCCGAAAGGCGTCTCTTGCATACCCGAAGAGGGATTACGGAGAACCCTTAAATACAGAGATTCTGAAAAAGAGAAAGGCTGTAAACCGCCGGCTGAAAAAGGCAGGATTTGAAGGGAGATATCCTTTTTACAGGAAAGACGACCTTCAGATCGTTGCAACAGAGGAACATCCCTTTACCTGCATGGAATCAAGGGACTTTGTTTTCCGCATACAGTTTATGGTGTCAAAATGCCGGAAAGCATGCGGGAGAAACGGAGGTTTTTTCAGGTCGAGGGACAGGAAAAGCTGGATTTTGGAAGATCTGGATCCTGTTTTGTCCGGAGGTCTTGAGAGGAAGAGCACAGGTTAA